Part of the Corynebacterium efficiens YS-314 genome is shown below.
TGAAACGGCACCGCCTCCCCGATGGCCCGATGCTGCTGACTGATTGGGGCCCCACCCCGACCGGGGTGTTCAGATCCGGTCAGGAGCACAAGAAGGTGCAGTTGAGGAACCTCATCATCGACTACCCCGACATCAAATGGATTCTCGTGGGTGATGACGGCCAGCATGACCCGTTGATCTACGGTGAGGCCGTCGCGGAACACCCGGATCGGATTGCAGGTGTGGCTATCCGTGAGCTCTCCCCCGGGGAGCATGTGTTGTCCCACGGCACCACGGGTGCGCTGACCACCATCACCACCAATGGTGGGCAGGGTGTGCCCGCGGTACATGGGCGTGACGGCCATGAGCTGTTGCTCAACTACCGCATCCAGCCTTTTCCCCTGGCTGAACAGGACCCGGCCGGGGAGGTCATCGACTAGCCCCGGGAATGCAGAAAATCCTGCGGTGTCCCCCCTCCTCCCGGAAGGGCCGCAGGATTGGTTGTCCCCCGGATCCCGTGGGATCCTCACCCGCCGTCGTCTAATCAACGATGCGCAGTTCAACCTCAAACCTGTGTTCATCAGCCAGATTCACCAGCAGCTCCCGCAGGCACGAGAGCTCACATGGTGCACCGGTGATCACCTCACGGCACTCGACCAGGCCGAGTTCGAAGGGATCGCGACGCCAGGCCGTGAACCACCGTGCGGTGAGCGGATCAGCACCCGGAGCAACAAGCTCCGACGGGCTGGGGATGCACACCACCATTGCGGTCTCCACTGTGGGTCGCAGCGTGCGTGGCATTCCGCTGATCGTGAGAACAGCAGTCTGTGCCGGTTCGGCCACATCCGTGAATGAAGGTGCAACGGAAGTTTTCAGTTGTGGTAACCCCATGTCCTCCCAGAAGTCTGCCGTGAGCAGGTCCGCCTGATGACGGCTCCGGGTGGGCACGGTTAATGCTTTGTTCGTCATGTCGGATTCCTTAGGCAACACCTGACAACCCCCGACCCTGGTCAACCCAGTGCCGTGTGTTGTAAGACGAGGATCGTCTTCCCCAACGGCCTCGCGTGTGCGTCATTCTTCCTTCAACGACGTGCTACAGGCGATTGTGGTGAACTCACACCGGACCGGCAACCCTGAACCACCACTTTAACCCCCGATCATTAAAGCTGAAGTTCAACTTTAGACTCCCCGTTATGGAAGCAGTCCACCCCATCACCACAGCTCAGAGCACCCCTGGCCACCCCCACCAGCCCCCCTCGTCAGCGGACCACGGGAACCCGCGAGAGGAAACCCGGGGAAACCACTTGAACAATGCGAACACATGTGCTATCAAGCCGGGCCCGGGATTCCCGGCCGGTCAGACCCCGCGCTCAAGTTCAGCCCACACCGCATCGTTGAACTCCGTCCACAGCGGTTTGGCCCAGGCATCGAAATAACGGTCGGTGAGCACCACACCCGCACGGCCGGTCCCGGGGGCTACCCAGAGGAAGGTGCCGGAATAACCGAAGTGCCCGATGGTGTTCTCCGGCATGGTGGTGCCCGTCCAATGCGGAGCCTTGGTGCCCTTGATCTCAAAACCCAGTCCCCACGGACACGGCTTCTGCATCCCATATCCCGGCACGGTGCCGATCAGATCCGGATACTGCACGGTGAACGCCTCATCGAGGGTCTGGCGTGCCACCAGGGTCGGGTCCAGCAGCTCCCCGGCAAATCTGGTCAGATCCGCCACCGTGGAGCGCATCGCATGCCCGGCGGATCCGTGCAGCCCGGAGGACTCCATACCCAGCGGCATCAACACCGCCTCACGCAGGTACTGCGCGAACGGCATCTCGGTCTCCTCCTCCACTGCATGGGCCAGGACATCAAATCCCGCCGATGAATAGATCCGGCGATCCCCCACCGGCCGCTCCACCACCGGGGAACCGAAGGCCAGACCCGAGGCGTGGGCCAGCAGGTGACGCACCGTGGCCCCCTCTGGGCCGAGCGGGGTGTCGAGCTCGAAGACACCCTCCTCGATGGCGATGAGAAAGGCATAGGCGGTGACCAGTTTGGTCACGCTCATGATCTCAAAGACATGATCCACATCGCCGTGGCTGCTGACAGCACCGTCGGCGATGATGCTTGCTGCGACGTTGTCCACCGGCCACGAGTCAAGTGCGTTCAGGCTCTCCATGGACTCCGACCCTAGCAACTCCCCCACCCGGAACGGCTGAGGCGGGGCCGGGGCGGACCGGAAAATGACAGAGGCCGCCATGCATACACGCATGGCGGCCTCTGACCACGGACATCGGTGGGGCCAGCGGGGCTACACACTCAAAGTGCTGTTAATGCAGGTCAAAGCACCAAACACAGGCAACCCAACCCAGCCTGTACGCAATGTGTACGCAAACACACCACGCAACCACCAGGGAAAGGACAACCCCAATGCGAGCACCAACCCCCAACCCACACCCCGTAGGCACACCAGAATGGGCCGCGCATGAAGATGCATGGTTCCGTGAGTTCCATTCCTCTGGAGAGCTCCACACCCTCATGGCCACCATCTCCCACGTCGGTGCCCTCCACGACCAGGCAGGGGCGTAACCCATGACCACCACACACCAGCCCACCCCGGCGCGCCGGGAACACCAGCACCAGGGCCCCAAGCTGCCCAAGCTCTCCCACCTCGTTAAGTACGTCGATGTAGACGGCACCGTCACCACCATGTGCGGCAAACAGTGGAAAGACACCCTAACGGTCGCTGGATCCACCCACACACCCTGTGCTGCCTGCCACGCGGCTAAGCATCTCTATGAGGTCATGCCATGACACTGCCCCGAGACGATCAACCAGACACCTACACCGGCATCTGGAACCGGGTGCAGATCACCCACGTGGTGCCGGACTCCAGCCGTGGGGTGATGCATCTTGTCATGCCCAAGGACACGGTGCGTACCTTTTGCACCACCACCAACCCGGTGTGGGTATGCACCACCCGTAGGCCCGAGACCATCGGCGCGTACATCCAAGGCAGGGCAGATAAATGGCGGCTGCACGGCGGGCCCATCCTCACCCCCTGCCCCGAGTGCTTAACGTTGGCGGCGGTGGAGGCGGAAATGAGGGGGCAGAATAAGTACCCCATCCAACGCCTGTTAGACGGGTTGGCACGCACTACCACACCACAGGCGAAGTCTTAACCGCTTAGACGGCGTTTCTGACCTGGGGTTATGCAGCCCCGATTACCTCCCCGGCGCGATACTGGCACCAGCTCCAGGCGCGCCGGGTTTCTTCATCCCTGCCCGAGCTCCAGGCCCCGCGCACGCGGGGAAGGTATTTTAAAACTTTTAAATAGTCGGTAGTGCCACGCCAGGGCCCGCGCGCGGGGAAAGTATTTGAAATTTTCAAAATGTAAATACCGGGTCAGGCCTCGCACCCGCGCACGCGGGGAGCTGAGTGACGATCATCGTAACGCAGACCTTAGCTCAGCCCCACGCCTCTTTTGGTGAGGTAACCGAAGATCTTCGTTTATCTGAATGCCCATGAGGGACAGGCAGGCCCGATAGGTCGGGATCCCTACCTAACAACCCCCGCGTACGTAGTCATGCGTAGCTGGACGCCACCCCACCCCGGGGTGCCGGAAATATCCAGCCCTCCCCACAATTCACAACCCCCCCTGCCCGGTAGTGAAAATATCTCTCTGCCGTACGACACCGGGGGTGTGAGCTGGGGATAAACGGGAATTTCCCATATTTCCCCAGGTGCGTTTTATTTCAGTGCGTACACCATGCCAGACCCTAAGCCACCCGGCGCGTACCAGGCCCCCACCCCGGGGCACTCCCCCACCCCTCCAGGACACCTACAGGCGGCGGAGAGAGAGGGTCTAACCGTGAGCAAAGAGCGGGGTCAGGAACCCCAACCCCCGGATATTATCGGCGGCGGGTAGTTACTGCCCTGCACCGTTGTTCATCATGGGATCCCACTTGTTGGGCAGGTGAGCATACTTAGTAGGCACCGTGTTATGCCACGCTGGGGTGTTGGTCATACCGTGATAAATGTTCGACTCCACCAGCGAATCAGGGCGGGTAAAGGCTAGGGAGTCACGTCCCTGGGCCCCATCGTGATAGCGGAACATCCCAGCCCGTATGTTCCCGAGCTCCACCAGGCGGCGTGTTGCCCGGCGCGCTGCCACATAGTCAGCACGGGTGGGGGCTGGCACGTGTTTGCGAACTACATCAACCACCCAACAGATCTGGTTGGGGGTCATGGTCTCCAGCTCTGCCAGTATCCGTTGTTGCCAGATTCCAGGCCCTCTACTCATGTTGCCCACCCCATCTGTCTAAGCGTTGCCCTAGGGGTAAACCTACCAGGGGCAACACTTAACCAGTGAGGGGAGAATACCCGCGCCGGGTATCCACTGGTCAACCCGTAAGTTTCCCCCACCCTGAAGAAAATAAGGACTCAAGGCAGGACAGGGGGAGTCCTCTCACGGAACCGTCAATACTTTGCCCACCCCTACACCACTGGAACTTTCCCCCACCCTGAAGAAAGTCCAGACACCAGGAAACAATGGGCGGGGTCTAGACCTGCACCCCCTCGGAAAAACAGGCAGGAGTGGTTGCCCGGCACTGTCCCCCCCAGCGTGATGGGACTTTTAGGGCCCGTGTAAAAAATACCCTGACCGTGATAGCCGGGGAGGGTCAGGGCGGGGCACCCCTCTAAGATTTTCCACCCATCACACCCCCACATAACTAGGTGGGCCCCTGTTATTTTTCGGATCCAGACGGGGAGAGAGAAACCTGACACATGGCACAGGGGGGAGTCAGTACGGCAGGAACGCTAAGAATACAGGCACCCCTACCACTCCAGGGCCTCTCCCCCGGCGCGGCGGGTGGTGCTCCCGGGCGCGCCGGGTGCTGGTTGGTCATTTTCGGGAAATTCCCGTTTCTGTCCAGGTGCTCCCGGGCGCGCCGGGTGCCGGCCTTTTCTGACCGGGTAGGGAGAGAGACACAGGCAGTTCATAACAGGGGGCGATGTGCCAGCATGAGGGGTTGGTATAAAACGCCTCCCCTGCCCGTGGG
Proteins encoded:
- a CDS encoding serine hydrolase domain-containing protein, with the protein product MESLNALDSWPVDNVAASIIADGAVSSHGDVDHVFEIMSVTKLVTAYAFLIAIEEGVFELDTPLGPEGATVRHLLAHASGLAFGSPVVERPVGDRRIYSSAGFDVLAHAVEEETEMPFAQYLREAVLMPLGMESSGLHGSAGHAMRSTVADLTRFAGELLDPTLVARQTLDEAFTVQYPDLIGTVPGYGMQKPCPWGLGFEIKGTKAPHWTGTTMPENTIGHFGYSGTFLWVAPGTGRAGVVLTDRYFDAWAKPLWTEFNDAVWAELERGV